The following are encoded in a window of Geobacter metallireducens GS-15 genomic DNA:
- the purH gene encoding bifunctional phosphoribosylaminoimidazolecarboxamide formyltransferase/IMP cyclohydrolase: MAKITRALISLSDKTGIVEFARELAGYGVEILSTGGTAKLLRDAGLTVKDVSEHTGFPEMLDGRVKTLHPKVHGGLLGMRSNPEHVATMKEHGILPIDMVVVNLYPFEATVANPACTLEDAIENIDIGGPTMLRSAAKNNADVTVVVDPADYRTVLDEMKASGGSVAKETNFRLAVKVYQHTAAYDGAISNWLGARTGEGVATYSDTITLQFKKAQEMRYGENPHQSAAFYVERQVQEASVSTARQLQGKELSYNNIGDTDAALECVKQFSEGPACVIVKHANPCGVAIGKNLLEAYDRAYATDPESAFGGIIAFNGELDAETAKAICDRQFVEVIIAPSVSKAAVEVVAAKKNVRLLECGIWPAQPAQRLDFKRVNGGLLVQDTDLALSAELKVVSKRQPTAQEMIDLQFAWRVAKFVKSNAIVYGKDGMTIGVGAGQMSRVNSARIAAIKAEHAGLEVQGAVMASDAFFPFRDGIDNAAAVGITAVIQPGGSMRDAEVIAAADEHGMAMVFTGMRHFRH; encoded by the coding sequence ATGGCAAAGATTACCCGTGCGCTTATCAGTCTTTCCGACAAAACCGGCATTGTCGAGTTCGCCAGGGAACTGGCCGGCTACGGCGTCGAGATCCTCTCCACCGGCGGCACCGCAAAGCTGCTCCGGGATGCCGGCCTGACGGTGAAGGACGTGTCCGAGCACACCGGCTTCCCCGAGATGCTGGACGGCCGGGTGAAGACCCTCCATCCGAAGGTCCACGGCGGGCTCCTTGGCATGCGCTCCAACCCGGAGCACGTGGCCACCATGAAGGAACACGGCATCCTCCCCATCGACATGGTGGTGGTGAACCTCTACCCCTTCGAGGCCACCGTGGCCAATCCCGCCTGCACCCTTGAGGACGCCATCGAGAACATCGATATCGGCGGCCCCACCATGCTCCGCTCCGCGGCCAAGAACAACGCCGACGTGACGGTCGTTGTGGACCCGGCCGACTACCGGACGGTCCTTGACGAGATGAAGGCATCGGGCGGCTCCGTTGCCAAGGAGACCAACTTCCGCCTGGCGGTGAAGGTCTACCAGCACACCGCTGCCTACGATGGCGCCATCTCCAACTGGCTCGGCGCCCGGACCGGGGAGGGGGTCGCTACCTATTCCGACACCATTACCCTCCAGTTCAAGAAGGCCCAGGAGATGCGCTACGGCGAAAACCCCCACCAATCGGCCGCCTTCTACGTGGAGCGGCAGGTGCAGGAGGCGTCGGTTTCTACGGCCCGCCAGCTCCAGGGGAAGGAACTCTCCTACAACAACATCGGCGACACCGACGCGGCCCTGGAGTGCGTGAAGCAGTTCAGCGAAGGGCCCGCCTGCGTCATTGTCAAGCACGCGAACCCCTGCGGCGTGGCCATCGGGAAGAACCTCCTGGAGGCCTACGACCGGGCCTACGCCACCGACCCCGAATCGGCCTTCGGCGGCATCATCGCCTTCAATGGCGAGTTGGACGCCGAGACGGCCAAGGCCATCTGTGACCGCCAGTTCGTGGAGGTGATCATCGCCCCCTCAGTTTCCAAAGCGGCCGTGGAGGTGGTGGCGGCCAAGAAAAACGTCCGGCTCCTGGAGTGCGGCATATGGCCGGCCCAGCCGGCCCAGCGCCTCGATTTCAAGCGGGTGAACGGCGGGCTTCTGGTCCAGGACACTGACTTGGCCCTCTCGGCCGAGTTGAAGGTGGTGTCGAAGCGCCAGCCCACGGCGCAGGAGATGATCGACCTCCAGTTCGCCTGGCGGGTGGCCAAGTTCGTGAAGTCCAATGCCATCGTCTATGGCAAGGACGGCATGACCATCGGCGTCGGGGCCGGCCAGATGAGCCGGGTCAACTCGGCCCGCATCGCCGCCATCAAGGCGGAGCACGCGGGGCTTGAGGTGCAGGGGGCGGTCATGGCCTCCGATGCCTTCTTCCCCTTCCGCGACGGCATCGACAACGCCGCCGCCGTGGGGATCACGGCGGTCATCCAGCCCGGGGGAAGCATGCGCGACGCCGAGGTGATCGCCGCTGCTGATGAGCACGGCATGGCCATGGTCTTCACGGGGATGAGGCATTTCAGGCACTAA
- a CDS encoding ASKHA domain-containing protein, producing the protein MPLSSPDRLAIAVDLGTTTLAASLLDMATGERLAVAGSLNPQREFGADVIARLDAACRSKEARHRMAELVRGAIGRLAGELLESVGRSPEHLVTIAVAGNPAMEHLLLDLPVDALAFPPYRPLFTAGKTVPAVGLGWDLPAEVFLFPLPGGFVGGDTVAFLHGVPGPRSPVPGPRLYLDMGTNGEIALAADGKLLATSAAAGPAFEGGNLSCGMAALPGAISGVTFDGERLLVSTVEGKPATGICGSGVLSAIALLLDQGAIDSTGRLLPPEEIPSSIGNRLTTMGDERAFVLHRDATRTVWLSQEDIRQVQLAKGAIRAGMEVLFDRAGIESGAVGSVVLTGSFGAVLDPHSLKSLGVFTENMVQTTSFVREGALRGVEHALLTSGGLAAVDHLAGTIRVIPLSGTPAFEKHFLQHINFPHTI; encoded by the coding sequence ATGCCGTTGTCATCGCCTGATCGGCTTGCCATTGCCGTTGACCTTGGCACCACGACCCTGGCCGCCTCCCTCCTCGATATGGCCACCGGCGAGCGGTTGGCCGTTGCCGGCAGCCTGAACCCCCAGCGTGAATTCGGTGCCGATGTCATTGCGCGCCTCGATGCCGCCTGCCGTTCCAAAGAGGCTCGACACCGGATGGCGGAGTTGGTCCGCGGGGCGATTGGCCGCCTGGCGGGGGAGCTTCTGGAGAGCGTCGGGAGATCTCCGGAGCACCTCGTCACTATAGCGGTGGCCGGCAATCCCGCCATGGAGCATCTTCTGCTGGACCTTCCGGTTGATGCCCTCGCGTTCCCCCCGTACCGTCCCCTCTTCACCGCCGGCAAAACCGTTCCCGCTGTTGGGCTCGGCTGGGATCTTCCGGCTGAGGTATTCCTCTTTCCCCTCCCCGGCGGCTTTGTCGGCGGCGACACCGTGGCGTTCCTCCATGGCGTTCCCGGTCCCCGGTCCCCGGTCCCTGGTCCCCGTCTTTACCTCGATATGGGAACCAATGGCGAGATCGCCCTGGCGGCGGACGGAAAGCTCCTCGCCACCTCTGCCGCGGCCGGCCCTGCCTTTGAGGGAGGGAACCTTTCGTGCGGCATGGCGGCGCTTCCCGGTGCCATCAGCGGGGTGACTTTTGACGGTGAGCGCCTGCTCGTCTCGACCGTCGAGGGGAAGCCGGCCACGGGCATCTGCGGCTCCGGCGTCCTTTCGGCCATTGCATTGCTCCTCGATCAGGGGGCCATCGACTCCACCGGCCGGCTCCTGCCGCCGGAGGAGATCCCGTCGAGCATCGGCAACCGGCTTACGACCATGGGGGATGAGCGGGCCTTCGTGCTCCATCGGGATGCGACGAGGACGGTCTGGCTCTCCCAGGAGGACATCCGTCAGGTGCAGCTGGCCAAGGGGGCGATCCGGGCCGGCATGGAGGTTCTGTTCGACCGGGCGGGGATCGAAAGCGGGGCGGTGGGGAGCGTGGTCCTGACCGGCTCCTTCGGCGCCGTTCTCGACCCGCATAGCCTAAAAAGCCTTGGAGTCTTCACGGAAAACATGGTACAAACGACGAGTTTCGTCCGGGAAGGGGCGCTTCGCGGCGTTGAGCACGCGCTCCTTACCTCCGGGGGGCTTGCGGCGGTTGACCATCTTGCCGGAACGATCCGCGTCATACCACTTTCCGGCACCCCAGCCTTCGAGAAGCACTTTCTGCAGCATATCAATTTCCCGCATACAATCTGA